The proteins below are encoded in one region of Ferruginibacter lapsinanis:
- a CDS encoding acyl-CoA dehydrogenase family protein, which translates to MNFEPDEVTLHVAQTARDFAAQYIKPHLMEWDEAQEFPLHIFKELGKLGMMGILVPEKYGGAGLGYFEYNVILQEISKVCGSIGLSVAAHNSLCTGHMMTFGNEEQKQKYLPKLATAEFIGSWGLTEPNSGSDAGNMKTTAVKDGDDWILNGTKCWITHGKSSDLMVVICRTGEPRAKDSSTAFIVDRGTPGFNAGKKENKLGMRASETTEVIFDNCRISDSNRIGEVGEGFKQAMKVLDGGRISIAALALGIAKGAYEASIKYSKERYQFDQPISNFQGVSFKLADMATEIAAAELLIDLACDMKNRGVPMTKEAAMAKYYASEVAVKVSTDAVQIFGGYGYTKDFPVEKFYRDSKLCTIGEGTSEIQKIVISREVLK; encoded by the coding sequence ATGAATTTTGAACCCGATGAAGTCACCTTACACGTAGCGCAAACAGCCAGAGATTTTGCTGCACAGTATATTAAACCGCATTTGATGGAGTGGGACGAGGCACAGGAGTTTCCTTTACACATCTTTAAAGAATTGGGTAAATTAGGAATGATGGGAATATTAGTGCCGGAAAAGTATGGTGGAGCAGGGTTGGGCTATTTTGAGTACAATGTTATTCTCCAGGAAATTTCTAAAGTTTGCGGTTCTATAGGTTTATCAGTGGCCGCACATAATTCTCTTTGTACCGGCCATATGATGACTTTTGGAAACGAAGAACAAAAACAAAAATATCTTCCTAAGCTAGCTACGGCTGAATTTATAGGCTCATGGGGGCTAACTGAACCCAACTCAGGCAGCGATGCCGGTAACATGAAAACAACAGCCGTTAAAGATGGAGATGATTGGATATTGAACGGTACTAAATGCTGGATCACTCATGGCAAAAGCAGTGATCTGATGGTAGTGATCTGCAGGACCGGGGAACCGAGAGCCAAGGACAGTTCAACTGCGTTTATAGTTGACCGTGGTACACCGGGTTTTAATGCCGGTAAAAAAGAAAATAAGTTGGGAATGAGGGCCAGCGAAACAACAGAAGTGATATTTGATAACTGCCGCATTTCGGATAGTAATAGAATAGGTGAAGTGGGAGAAGGGTTTAAGCAGGCAATGAAAGTATTGGATGGAGGACGTATTTCTATTGCAGCCTTGGCTCTTGGGATTGCAAAAGGAGCATATGAGGCATCTATAAAATATTCAAAAGAACGATATCAGTTTGATCAGCCTATAAGCAATTTTCAAGGCGTAAGTTTTAAACTTGCAGATATGGCTACAGAGATTGCAGCTGCAGAACTGTTAATTGATCTGGCTTGTGATATGAAGAACCGAGGAGTACCCATGACAAAAGAAGCTGCTATGGCAAAATATTATGCCAGCGAAGTTGCTGTAAAAGTGAGTACAGATGCTGTTCAGATCTTTGGTGGTTATGGATATACAAAAGACTTCCCCGTAGAAAAATTTTACAGAGATAGTAAGCTTTGCACCATAGGAGAGGGTACCAGCGAAATTCAAAAGATTGTGATCAGCAGAGAGGTGTTGAAATAA
- a CDS encoding helix-hairpin-helix domain-containing protein → MIKQFISEYLTFTKKERVGILILLFLILLVTVSPFVFHFFIKQDKNDYAAFKKEIAALQVKQVDSVGKYASRDFNEDDHQNFYQPSEKKYPTKGELFYFDPNSLDESGWKRLGLRDKTIATIKNFTTKGGRFRVPEDIGKIWGLHEDEVERLLPYVQIQQVASAPKYESKKFEKTTYSPSIVDINQGDTTAFIALPGIGNSLARRIVAFREKLGGFYRIEQVGETFGLPDSTFQKIKPRLVLKTAAIKKLNINTATLEELKAHPYLRYLIGNAIFQYRMQHGKYASVQDIKKIMLVTEEVYNKAVPYLTVTE, encoded by the coding sequence ATGATAAAACAATTCATTTCCGAATACCTGACCTTCACAAAAAAAGAACGTGTTGGGATACTTATTTTACTTTTTCTTATTTTATTGGTTACAGTTAGCCCCTTTGTATTTCACTTTTTTATCAAACAGGATAAAAATGATTATGCTGCATTTAAAAAAGAAATTGCAGCATTACAGGTCAAACAAGTTGATAGTGTTGGTAAATATGCATCAAGGGATTTCAATGAAGACGATCATCAAAACTTTTATCAACCTTCTGAAAAAAAATATCCAACAAAGGGAGAGTTGTTTTACTTCGATCCAAACTCATTGGATGAATCTGGTTGGAAAAGATTAGGACTCAGGGATAAGACAATTGCCACAATAAAAAATTTCACCACCAAAGGCGGTAGGTTTCGTGTACCGGAAGATATTGGCAAAATATGGGGCTTACATGAAGATGAAGTAGAACGGTTGTTGCCATATGTGCAGATCCAACAGGTTGCATCTGCACCAAAGTATGAAAGTAAAAAATTTGAGAAGACCACCTATTCTCCATCTATAGTAGATATAAACCAGGGCGACACCACCGCCTTCATTGCACTGCCCGGCATTGGGAATAGCCTGGCCCGACGCATAGTTGCTTTTAGAGAAAAATTGGGTGGATTTTATAGAATAGAACAGGTAGGAGAAACCTTTGGGTTGCCTGATTCTACCTTTCAAAAAATAAAACCAAGATTAGTGCTTAAAACAGCAGCCATTAAAAAATTAAATATCAATACAGCTACTCTCGAAGAGTTAAAAGCGCATCCTTACTTGCGGTACCTAATAGGGAATGCGATTTTTCAGTACCGAATGCAACACGGAAAATATGCTTCGGTACAAGATATTAAAAAGATCATGTTAGTTACAGAAGAAGTATACAATAAAGCGGTACCTTATTTAACTGTTACTGAATAA
- a CDS encoding MBL fold metallo-hydrolase, with translation MHCPPLKITFLGTGTSTGVPMIACDCEVCTSANKKDTRLRSSILVESSNTSFVIDTTPDFRYQMLREKVKKLDAVLFTHPHKDHVAGLDDVKAFSYFSGKEMQVYANSLTEEALKREFAYVFADKKYPGIPQINLNTIDITPFYIGDIPIVPILVWHLKMPVLGFRLGKFTYITDANRIEETEKEKIKGSEVMVINALRHKEHISHYNVEEAIALVKEVEVPAAYFTHISHQLGKHDDINRELPDGIALAYDGLQLLFD, from the coding sequence ATGCACTGCCCTCCACTTAAAATAACTTTTCTAGGTACCGGCACCAGCACTGGTGTTCCAATGATCGCATGCGATTGTGAAGTTTGTACCTCTGCAAACAAAAAGGACACTCGTTTACGTAGCAGTATTTTAGTAGAAAGCAGCAATACTTCTTTTGTAATAGATACTACACCTGATTTTCGATATCAGATGTTAAGAGAAAAGGTAAAAAAGCTTGATGCAGTTTTATTTACCCATCCTCATAAAGATCATGTAGCAGGATTGGATGATGTAAAAGCATTCAGTTATTTTTCCGGGAAGGAAATGCAGGTATACGCTAATTCATTAACTGAAGAAGCGTTGAAGAGAGAGTTTGCTTATGTTTTTGCGGATAAAAAATATCCCGGTATACCGCAGATCAATTTAAATACGATTGACATTACTCCTTTTTATATTGGAGATATTCCCATTGTTCCTATTCTGGTGTGGCACTTAAAAATGCCGGTACTTGGCTTCAGGTTAGGAAAGTTTACCTACATAACCGATGCCAATAGGATAGAAGAAACTGAAAAAGAAAAAATCAAGGGAAGCGAGGTAATGGTGATAAATGCCTTACGTCACAAAGAACATATTTCTCATTATAATGTGGAAGAAGCTATTGCGTTGGTAAAAGAGGTAGAAGTGCCGGCAGCATATTTTACCCATATTAGTCATCAATTGGGCAAACATGATGATATTAACAGAGAATTGCCGGATGGTATAGCACTTGCTTATGATGGCTTGCAACTATTATTCGATTGA
- the porX gene encoding T9SS response regulator signal transducer PorX — protein sequence MSIAKILWVDDEIDSLNSQIMFLENKGYEVATKTNGFDAVEYVKENIVDVVLLDETMPGITGLQTLQQIKELKNNLPVVLITKNEAENLMDEAIGSQISDYLIKPVNPNQVWLSLKKLIDNKRLVAEKTTSAYQQEFRSLFMALNDNPDYNQWMDIYKKLVYWELEMQKSDSPEMQEVFQSQKSEANTEFFKFISKNYSSWVGPKSTDAPIMSNTLMKYKVLPHLEKGTPLFFVLIDNLRYDQWKTIQPIFAESFRIQEEETFYSILPTATQYARNAIFAGMLPIDIEKQFPVQWKNDDEEGGKNMFEEDFFKAQLKKLGKGDLKYSYTKITNNQDGQKLVDNIHNMMQNDINVIVYNFVDMLSHARTEMEVLKELAGDETSYRSITHSWFEHSPLHQALKKIADKKITLIVGTDHGSVRVKTPAKVIGDKQTTANLRYKHGRNLNYEARDVLVFRDPREAGLPVPNVNSSFIFGKSDVFLCYPNNYNHFVNYYRNTFQHGGVSLEEMIVPVVRMTNK from the coding sequence ATGAGCATAGCGAAAATTCTTTGGGTAGATGATGAGATCGATAGCCTTAATTCTCAGATCATGTTTTTGGAGAATAAAGGCTATGAGGTAGCAACCAAAACAAATGGTTTTGATGCGGTTGAATATGTAAAAGAAAATATTGTAGATGTTGTTTTGCTGGATGAGACCATGCCCGGCATTACCGGTTTGCAAACGTTACAGCAGATAAAAGAATTGAAAAATAATTTGCCTGTGGTGCTGATCACCAAAAATGAAGCAGAGAATTTGATGGATGAAGCCATCGGCTCCCAGATCAGTGATTATCTGATAAAGCCTGTAAATCCAAATCAGGTATGGCTGAGTTTGAAAAAATTGATTGATAATAAAAGGTTGGTTGCGGAGAAAACAACTTCAGCTTATCAGCAGGAGTTTAGAAGTTTGTTTATGGCATTGAATGACAATCCTGATTATAATCAATGGATGGATATTTATAAAAAACTGGTGTATTGGGAATTAGAGATGCAGAAAAGCGACAGTCCGGAAATGCAGGAAGTTTTTCAATCCCAAAAATCCGAGGCCAATACAGAGTTCTTTAAATTTATTTCTAAAAATTACTCCAGCTGGGTTGGCCCTAAAAGTACTGATGCGCCTATTATGAGCAATACGTTGATGAAATATAAAGTGTTGCCACATCTTGAAAAAGGAACGCCATTGTTTTTTGTATTGATAGATAATTTGCGATACGATCAATGGAAAACCATTCAGCCGATCTTCGCAGAGAGTTTTCGCATTCAGGAAGAGGAAACTTTTTATTCGATATTGCCCACAGCAACTCAGTATGCCCGTAATGCAATATTTGCTGGTATGTTACCTATAGATATTGAAAAACAATTTCCGGTACAATGGAAAAATGATGATGAAGAGGGGGGAAAGAATATGTTTGAAGAAGACTTTTTTAAAGCTCAACTGAAAAAATTGGGTAAAGGAGACCTGAAATATTCTTATACAAAGATCACTAATAATCAAGACGGGCAGAAACTGGTAGATAACATACACAATATGATGCAAAATGACATCAATGTCATTGTTTACAATTTTGTTGATATGTTGAGTCATGCCCGTACCGAAATGGAGGTATTAAAAGAGCTGGCCGGCGATGAGACAAGTTATAGAAGTATAACACATAGTTGGTTCGAACATTCCCCACTGCATCAGGCACTTAAAAAAATTGCAGATAAAAAAATAACATTGATAGTTGGTACAGATCATGGAAGCGTAAGGGTAAAAACACCTGCTAAAGTGATTGGAGATAAGCAAACAACAGCTAATTTACGATATAAACATGGCAGAAACTTGAATTATGAGGCAAGAGATGTATTGGTTTTCAGGGATCCGAGAGAGGCCGGTTTGCCGGTTCCGAACGTAAATTCTTCCTTCATTTTTGGCAAAAGTGATGTGTTTCTTTGTTATCCAAACAATTACAATCATTTTGTAAACTACTACCGCAACACTTTTCAGCACGGGGGTGTTAGTTTGGAAGAGATGATCGTTCCTGTTGTGAGGATGACAAATAAATAA
- a CDS encoding HD domain-containing protein — translation MPFRKIINDPVYGFITIDDELIFTIIAHPYYQRLRRIHQMAMAHLVYPGAVHTRLHHSLGAYHLMYNALNELKSKGVDITKEEEQAAKIAILLHDIGHGPFSHALENVLIEGMHHEEISLLIMKELNKQFDGKLQLAIDIFTNTYHKKYLYQLISGQLDVDRMDYLTRDSFFSGVSEGVIGYDRILKMLTVHNGELMVEEKGIYSIEKFLVSRRLMYWQVYLHKTVLCAEQMLQRIIKRAKYIKADTKTILLKFINEPGTTKKITLEEFCNIDDNDVLTAIKEWSTHPDKILSFLCKGIINRDLLKVKYFAEPVNEDFLKEKTKEAADKLHLSTEEASWLVFTGEASSSTYNFEDEHIHILFKDGTVKDISEVDNALINQNLRGKMKKYYICYCR, via the coding sequence ATGCCTTTCCGAAAAATAATTAACGACCCCGTTTACGGATTCATTACTATTGATGATGAGTTGATTTTTACAATCATTGCTCATCCCTATTATCAGCGGCTTCGCCGGATACACCAAATGGCGATGGCACACCTGGTATATCCCGGTGCGGTACACACCAGGCTGCATCATTCATTAGGGGCTTACCATTTAATGTACAATGCACTAAATGAACTTAAAAGTAAAGGGGTTGATATTACAAAAGAAGAAGAGCAGGCTGCTAAAATCGCCATTCTGTTACATGATATTGGCCACGGACCATTCAGCCATGCATTGGAAAATGTGTTGATAGAAGGTATGCATCATGAAGAAATTTCTTTATTGATCATGAAGGAATTGAACAAACAGTTTGATGGTAAACTACAATTGGCTATTGATATTTTCACCAACACTTATCATAAAAAATATTTATACCAATTGATCAGCGGACAACTGGATGTTGACCGAATGGATTATCTAACCAGAGATAGTTTTTTTAGTGGTGTAAGTGAAGGAGTGATAGGATATGACAGAATTTTAAAAATGCTCACAGTTCACAACGGTGAATTAATGGTAGAAGAAAAAGGTATTTACTCTATCGAAAAATTTTTAGTATCCCGACGATTGATGTACTGGCAGGTATACCTGCATAAAACTGTTTTGTGTGCAGAGCAAATGTTACAACGCATCATCAAGAGAGCCAAGTATATTAAAGCCGACACAAAGACCATCCTGCTTAAATTCATTAATGAACCGGGTACTACAAAAAAGATCACACTGGAAGAATTCTGTAATATTGATGACAATGATGTGCTGACCGCTATTAAAGAATGGAGTACACATCCGGACAAAATTTTATCTTTTTTGTGTAAAGGCATTATAAACCGTGACCTGTTAAAAGTAAAATACTTTGCAGAGCCTGTGAATGAGGACTTTTTGAAAGAAAAAACTAAAGAAGCCGCCGATAAACTGCACCTCTCAACGGAGGAAGCAAGTTGGCTGGTATTTACAGGTGAAGCTTCCAGCAGTACATACAATTTTGAAGACGAACATATTCATATATTATTTAAAGATGGTACTGTAAAAGACATTTCAGAAGTTGATAATGCACTTATCAATCAAAATCTTAGGGGCAAGATGAAAAAATATTACATTTGTTATTGCAGATAA
- the lpxD gene encoding UDP-3-O-(3-hydroxymyristoyl)glucosamine N-acyltransferase, whose protein sequence is MQFSAAQIAMMINGKVEGNPEASVASFGKIEEAIEGQLAFLANPKYEEFLYTTKASIVIINDAQELKETVKATLIRVPDAYTAFATLLDKYQQIQTQQLSGIQQPAYIDATSKIGENVFIGAFAYIGEKAIVGSGVKIFPNAYVGNNVVIGDNSIIHPGVKIYHNCIIGKNVTIHAGTVIGGDGFGFAPQADGSFRKVPQIGNVIIEDNVEIGSNSTIDRATIGSTIIRSGAKLDNLLQIAHNVEVGSNSVIAAQSGISGSTKIGKNAMIGGQVGIVGHIQIADGTKINAQSGVSKSIKTPNTAVTGSPAYDYTAALRSQAIARKLPEMEKRLKELEQLVKDLTEKK, encoded by the coding sequence ATGCAATTTTCCGCAGCACAAATAGCCATGATGATCAATGGCAAAGTAGAAGGTAATCCGGAAGCTTCTGTGGCATCCTTTGGCAAAATTGAGGAAGCCATTGAAGGTCAGTTAGCTTTTTTAGCTAACCCTAAATACGAAGAATTTTTATATACCACCAAAGCTTCTATTGTTATTATAAACGATGCTCAGGAATTAAAAGAAACTGTTAAAGCAACACTTATTCGTGTGCCGGATGCATATACAGCCTTCGCTACATTGTTAGACAAATACCAGCAGATTCAAACACAACAGTTAAGCGGTATACAACAACCTGCTTATATAGATGCCACATCAAAAATTGGGGAGAATGTATTTATCGGTGCATTCGCTTATATTGGTGAAAAAGCAATTGTTGGCAGCGGTGTTAAGATATTCCCTAATGCATATGTTGGCAATAATGTTGTTATCGGAGACAATTCTATCATTCATCCCGGAGTGAAGATCTATCACAATTGTATTATAGGAAAAAATGTAACCATTCATGCCGGTACCGTAATTGGCGGAGACGGATTTGGATTTGCCCCGCAAGCAGATGGTAGTTTTAGAAAAGTACCACAAATTGGTAATGTAATCATAGAAGATAATGTTGAGATCGGATCCAACTCCACTATTGACAGGGCTACAATCGGAAGTACCATTATACGATCTGGGGCTAAACTGGATAATCTTTTACAAATTGCCCACAATGTAGAAGTTGGCAGCAACTCAGTTATTGCAGCTCAATCTGGTATTAGCGGCAGCACAAAAATCGGAAAAAATGCCATGATTGGCGGACAGGTGGGTATCGTAGGCCATATACAAATTGCCGATGGCACTAAAATAAATGCACAAAGCGGTGTAAGTAAATCTATCAAAACGCCCAATACCGCTGTAACTGGTTCTCCTGCTTATGATTACACGGCAGCATTAAGAAGCCAGGCCATCGCCAGGAAATTGCCTGAGATGGAAAAAAGACTAAAAGAACTGGAACAATTGGTAAAGGATTTGACAGAAAAAAAATAA
- a CDS encoding bifunctional UDP-3-O-[3-hydroxymyristoyl] N-acetylglucosamine deacetylase/3-hydroxyacyl-ACP dehydratase, with product MTSNFNIDKQHTLSASTSISGTGLHTGINVDMVLKPANVGFGFQFQRVDLPGMPIIKADCDLVTDTSRGTTLESGNVKVSTVEHILAALVGMGVDNCLIELNGPEVPIIDGSSQPFIEIIEEAGVAEQDAAKIWYTIDTNISYYDEDKRVEITALPATEFKITTLIDFNSPVLGTQHAGLKSIKDFKTEIAPCRTFCFLHELELLLEHNLIKGGDINNAIVVVDKPITDEEMARLAKAFGKEKVEVKSGGYLNNLELRFPNEPARHKLLDIVGDLALIGFPIKAHIIANRPGHSSNVAFAKQIKQYIKKNRHTKDIPVYDPNQPAVYTLQQIEKTLPHRYPFLLVDKIVELSEKHIVGIKNVTFNEFFFQGHFPGNPVMPGVLQIEALAQTGGILCINAMPEGEYDTYFIKIENCKFKQKVIPGDTMLLKMELLEPIRRGICVMRGSVFVGNKLCTEGDLTAQLVKRST from the coding sequence ATGACCTCAAATTTCAATATAGATAAACAACATACATTATCTGCATCTACCAGCATTTCGGGCACAGGCCTACATACGGGTATAAATGTAGATATGGTACTAAAACCAGCCAATGTTGGCTTTGGTTTTCAATTTCAAAGAGTTGATCTTCCTGGCATGCCCATCATCAAAGCCGATTGTGACCTGGTTACTGATACCTCAAGAGGCACGACACTGGAATCCGGTAATGTTAAAGTAAGCACTGTAGAACACATTTTAGCAGCATTGGTAGGAATGGGCGTAGATAATTGCCTGATCGAATTAAATGGGCCAGAAGTACCTATCATTGACGGTAGCAGCCAGCCTTTTATAGAAATCATCGAAGAAGCAGGAGTAGCCGAACAAGACGCGGCTAAGATATGGTACACCATTGATACCAATATTTCTTATTACGATGAAGATAAAAGAGTAGAAATAACAGCGCTTCCTGCTACTGAATTTAAAATAACTACGTTGATAGATTTTAATTCTCCTGTGTTGGGTACACAGCATGCCGGACTTAAATCTATCAAAGATTTTAAAACTGAGATCGCTCCTTGCAGAACATTCTGCTTTTTGCATGAATTAGAGTTGTTGCTCGAGCATAACCTGATCAAAGGTGGTGATATCAATAATGCCATAGTAGTGGTTGATAAACCCATTACTGACGAAGAAATGGCAAGATTGGCAAAAGCCTTTGGTAAAGAGAAAGTAGAAGTTAAGAGCGGCGGTTATTTGAATAATCTGGAATTGCGTTTTCCAAATGAACCTGCCCGTCATAAATTACTGGATATTGTCGGAGACCTTGCCTTGATTGGCTTCCCAATCAAAGCGCATATTATTGCTAACAGACCAGGACATAGCAGCAATGTGGCTTTTGCCAAACAAATAAAACAATACATTAAAAAGAACAGGCATACTAAAGATATTCCTGTTTATGACCCTAACCAGCCGGCTGTATATACGTTACAGCAAATAGAGAAAACACTGCCGCACAGGTATCCTTTTTTGTTGGTAGATAAAATAGTGGAACTTTCTGAAAAGCATATAGTAGGCATTAAGAATGTAACCTTTAATGAATTTTTCTTTCAGGGACATTTTCCGGGTAATCCGGTTATGCCGGGGGTATTGCAAATTGAGGCGCTGGCCCAAACTGGCGGTATTCTTTGTATAAATGCAATGCCAGAAGGTGAGTATGACACTTATTTCATCAAGATAGAAAACTGCAAATTCAAGCAAAAAGTAATCCCCGGAGATACCATGTTATTAAAAATGGAACTATTAGAGCCGATTCGCAGGGGTATTTGTGTAATGAGAGGAAGCGTTTTTGTAGGCAATAAACTTTGTACCGAAGGCGACCTGACTGCTCAGTTAGTTAAACGCAGTACATAG